The Glycine soja cultivar W05 chromosome 15, ASM419377v2, whole genome shotgun sequence region CATCAAACTTGGAGAAAGAGTTCTTGGGGTCAAGACATGAGAAGCAATCAAGTATAATGTTACTTCCTTCACTAAAGCGGTGATCCATCTCCACACATATTTTATCAATAGCAACATAAAAAATCTTTGCACGGTAATGATGAAGATTAGTGATAGTCCTCCCTTCTGCTCTTGAACGACCCCGAACCGGTATTTCGTCATCCATATTTGGTACCAGAATACTTTTAGCTACACAAAATCCTTGGACATcggcaaaaaaattattccagcCACTCTCTCTCATTGTGCCCAACCGAGCTTTGACAACATCAACTAATTCCATGGCATTCACAATATTAAGATCTTTTCTTTGCAATACATTTGAAAGCTCGTTTGTGATACCAAACAACTTTAACATTAACctcaaaataaaagcaaatttAAAGCTCTCCATTTTTTCTATCAAACCTGCTGCTTGAGATGGTCCACGTCCATCTTCATCAACCATACTAAGCACCTTTAACACGGAGGACCACATTTGATCCAAACGAAGCAATGTAGTATGATGTGAACCCCATCTAGTATCCCCGGGTCTAGTGAGACTAGATGATTGGTGTAAGCCCCTTCCTCTAGATATCTCACCACTCtcaagtttatttaaaatatctttgtgTTGTGCCTCTGTCAAAGCATCCCTCCTCTTACAAGATGCACTTGTTGTATTCACAATCAAGGTGATGTACTCAAAGAAATCATGAATAGATGAGCAACTACTAGTAACAGACACAACAACCAATTGCAAACGGTGAGCATAACAATGGACATAGAAAGCATAAGGATTTTCATCtagaatttttctttgcaaaccaTTAAATTCACCTCTCATATTTGAAGCTCCATCATATCCTTGCCCTCGTATCCTTGAAATAGATAATGTGTACTTATCAAGAATACCATAAAGAGCATCCTTTAATGACTTAGATGAAGTATCTGTGACATGATGTAGAGCAATAAATCGTTCCACAACAttccctttgtcattcaaaaacctaaaacaaattCAACCAGTTTACTTGGCGGCATAGAGAGTAATAGGTAATGAAAATTGGAAATTGGAAAATACAACTACTAACCTCAACATCACCGCCATTTGCTCTTTGACGGATATATCACGTGACTCGTCAATAAGCACAGAGAATTGTCTATCACCAAGCTCTTCCATAATCACCTTGGTAACTTCATGTGCACAACACGTTGCAAGCTCCTTTTGAATGTCACCGCAAGTCATTTTGCAATTTTTTCCACCACGGTCAAAAGCATCCCTCACTTGTTCATTCTGAGATTTTACCCAATCTACCATCTCTCTAAAATTGCCCTTATTTAGCGAAGTAGAGGATTCATCATGGCCACGGAAAGCCATGCCTTGTGCTATGAGATATCTTGAACAATCTAAAGAACAAGTCAAACGAATCTTATACAATTCTTCTGATTCCTTGGTTGCTTTAGCAAACTTACTTGTCACACTTTGTCTTTGATTATTATAATCATTGTAGTGCTTGACACATGAGTTGTGCAAACTATTATGACTACCAACATGACCTTTCAAGCCTTGAGATGCATGCTTCCAATCTCTATATCCGCTTTTAGTGAAGACTTCAAAACCAAAGTGCTCGGCCCTCCCGGGTTGCttaaatagaaaacaataaaaacaataagcTGCATCCTTTATCTCACTGAATTCTAACCATGTATAATTCTTATACCATGATTTACTAAATGCTCTTTTAACACTTCCAAATTGAGTACGAGGAAAGTTTGACAAATCTGGTTGCATTGGACCCTTCAATATATATGCCCTCCTCACTTGGTCTTGAATATCCGGAGCATACTCATTAATTTGTTTCCTACGACCTGGATCACGCACAATCTCATTTGGATTAAACTCATTAACCACATTATTAAGTGGTGGTTCTAATTCAGCTTCCGGTTGCACAACATTCACATTCTCAATATTTTCTCTATCAACCAAAAATCTCCTCATATctgaaataaagataaaatagttaCAAAATTGTAGCAAAGAAAATTTTAGTGTTTGCAATTGATATATTAGAAAACTCTTTTGCAACCATGTATGTAGTGCAACACAAAAGaccaaaaagaaattattaacttAAGCAATCAAAAGTCTTTTCCTCTAAGCTTTTTTCCATAttagaaaagcaaaaaaaaaagggaataaaatatgactttttcttcttcaataaaCGTGCTCTTAGtggggaagaaaaagaaaaagtgtccACTATGACTCTATGAGTTCACTGTTCACActtgaaaaatggaagaaaaattaaagaacacgGAAGTAtcacaacaaacaaaaacactTTCCATCttaatcacttttatttttcctaactTACCTTACCTGCAGCTGCTATGGGATTATGGAAGAGAAGACGGCGACGACGGCGCGGAGAGGAGGAAATAGAAGGAGTCGGCGATGGAGGGAAGAGAAGACACAGAGGAGAGGAGGAGGGAGGCGGCGGCGACGGAGGGAGTTGGAGGAACTGCCCACTGCTGGATTCGGAGAGACGGAAACTTTCcgtttcctttttcctttttcctctttctttttttttaaattttatttgttttttaagactaataaaaaaatattgggcTTGTAACCAAAAAAAATGCCTAGCTGAGCCCGGGCATATGCCCCTGCTGGCCGCATGGTAGAACCGCCACTGGTGGTTCCCATGTGTGGCTCCATTCCCAAGGTGTCGTTTATGGTGGAGTGGAAGCAAAGGCTGGTGTTGGTGAGCCCGCGGAGGACGATGGCATGTCCGCACCTCGCCACGGCATAGAAGTTGTTGTGGATCTGTCGGAAGCTGCAAGGGATGTACGAGGAGGTAGAGGTGTCATTGTTGGTGGCGCATCGGCGGATCTGGCCGTCACTTGGGTGTTTATTTGAGGGCTACAACGGAGATCTTTGTACTCTCACTAGAACCTTTATAGCTGAGTGAAAATGGTCTCACTGAAAGATAGAGTGAGCGGAGGCAAAgaggcaaaaataaaaaactggtCCTTGttcaaagacgatttttaaaaataactctcTTTGAATAATTGATATCGACGACgatcttaattaaaaatcatcattgttTTATGGTTTCAACTATACAAGAATGGTTTTCATGAAAACCGTTTTTGAAGTGTTtcttatatttacaaaaatgccatcactttaaaaaatgatgacaattttAAGGGAACTGTGGTTGAATTTGTGTCGTTAAagctaatttttttagtagtgattgaaaaaagaacaaaccaaaatgaaattttttacacttaatattttttaagacatatcctcaattaaaatatataattaattatcttcaattttaatttattatgtatagATACTTAATATAAAGGGTAAATAGttacttttgtttttatatgtGTAATTCGTTGATAAATGCGtccctaaaagatgaaattgtaaaatttaatcttcgaaagtgtaaaaagtgtaacaaattTATCCGACTATTAACTTCTGTctgtcaccgttaataaaatagtctacatGACACAGAAGGatgaatttgtcactgaaatgattgcTAATATGGTCATGCTGACTAGATTGGACGAAAATGTCAATAAGATATCATTTTTTTGATGTAAAGGTCGCTAATTTTTTGTTGGACgaaaatgttaatatttttttattggaagaaAATGTCAACAATTTTTTAACCTAAACGTCAGTACGTTccattggaccaaaatgtcaataagttaTCATTATTGAACGAAAATATCAGTAATTGTTTATTGGACCTAAATATCAGTATATTTATATTAGACTAATTTGTTAGACCCAAAATTTGGTTTcgtttaaggataaaatataattttagggtaaattttcactattttttattgttacaatcataatattacaataatcacttaaaaaatatattggtaaacataatttaaaacaaacataataataacgataatattgattatcaacCATAATTTATCtgtcataataaaaattatccaaaataaacattgtaacAATGTATTAATCATTACAAAATtttccaaattataataattagtcacaatatactataaacaaaaaataaatatatttcatatttcacttttttgaatcttagttattttattaatggtgacGGACGAAAGTTAACAACCggatgtatttatttattgcaCTTTAACAATTTtgtaaactaaattttatattttcatcttttaaatacGCATTTGTCACTGAATTACATATTAAAAGACAAAAGTGAGTATTTATCTTATTCCTATTCCTAGAGTGTGAGAAGacgaaaaattaagaaaatattatatgacaactATATCCCTTTGTTGGCAATTAAAGACGACCGCGTTGACAATTATTTTAGTGACTAATTCGTCTATTTGTGTCATATATGTTATCTTATTAAAGATAACGAAAGTTAATAACgagatatatttattatattttttaactaattttatattttcattttttaaagacACATTTATCCGAGaattataataaacaaaagTAATTATTCATCTTAGTACGAATATAGACATGCACTTAATGGAACTCGTGGAGTCAAAGATTTAGAATATATAATTCCCACGCGTAAGGCGTAATTATTCATCTTAGTACGAATATAGACATGCACTTAATGGAACTCGTGGAGTCAAAGATTTAGAATATATAATTCCCACGCGTAAGGCGAGGAGTGGACATAAAAACAAAACCAGCATTCTCGAATTTAACACGAAGTTTTCCTCGTACTCATTGTTACATTCTATAAATCAAGTTCGATACAACCCCATCGCAAAATCAGTGTGCAAGCATTCCAATCGCTCCCAAAATCTTTTCTAATTTGTTCATAACTCAATAATTCTCATCATGGGCTCCTTGATTGTTCCAGGTGAACATGATCACAAACTAAAGCTTGTTTCTCTTCCCTTTGTATCAACCAGTCACCTCATTCCCGTAGTAGACATAGCTAGGCTCTTTGCCATTCATGGTGTTGATGTCACCATAATCACCACCACAGCCACTGCCGCCATTTTCCAAAGCTCTATCGATCGCGACCGTGACCGCGGCCACGCTATTAGAACCCACGTTGTCAAGTTCCCATGTGAACAAGTTGGGTTGCCAGAAGGAGTAGAGAGCTTCAACTCCAACACTCCTCGGGATTTGGTCCCCAAAATCTACCAGGGACTCACCATTCTCCAAGACCAATACCAACAACTCTTCCATGACTTGCAGCCTGATTTCTTGTTCACCGACATGTTCTACCCCTGGACTGTGGATGCTGCTGCTAAGTTGGGAATTCCACGGCTCATTTATGTTAGTGGAGGTTACCTTGCTCACTCTTCTCAGAACACAATTGAACAATTCTCACCTCACACCAAGGTACTGCTGGATTACATGACAAGCAAGAGGATATTCTCATATTctattctttttcatattcgaCAGAGGTAGAATTtccaattattatttattaaagtatACAATTAGTAAGAAATTAGTTACACTTGTTTAGTCCAAAAACTATATGAATATGACATCTGAGAATTATTCTCTCTATTTGTCTTATGCATATAATTTGTATCCCTCTCATCCTCTGATTACAAACACCTATTTTTTGTAGAGTAATCGTTACTAGGCAATCAAacataatttctttaatataatgTACTGAATGCttagaataatattttaaaggcTAAAAAAGTTGGGACTTATTCTTTATTACAATACTCAATGTTTAGTATCATATTTTTAGAGACCAAATTAaatacttttcatttttctgattAAGTAACTGTTACAGGTAGATTCGGATACTGAGAGTTTTCTGCTTCCTGGATTGCCCCATGAATTGAAGATGACGCGTTTGCAGTTACCGGATTGGCTTAGAGCACCGACAGGTTATACTTATTTGATGAACATGATGAAAGACTCGGAGAGAAAGAGCTATGGATCGCTGTTGAATACTTTTTATGAGCTTGAGGGAGATTATGAGGAGCATTACAAGAAGGCCATGGGAACTAAAAGTTGGAGTGTTGGACCAGTTTCCTTTTGGGTGAACCAAGATGCTTTGGATAAGGCCGATAGAGGGCATGCCAAAGAAGAGCAAGGGGAAGGAGAAGAAGGGTGGCTCACATGGCTTGATTCCAAGACAGAGAACTCTGTTCTCTATGTGAGTTTTGGGAGCATGAACAAGTTCCCTACTCCTCAACTTGTTGAAATAGCTCATGCCCTTGAGGATTCAGACCATGATTTCATTTGGGTGGTTAGGAAAAAGGGTGAAAGTGAAGACGGGGAAGGCAATGACTTtctccaagagtttgataagAGAGTGAAAGCAAGCAACAAGGGGTATCTAATATGGGGTTGGGCACCACAACTTCTCATACTAGAGCATCATGCCATTGGAGCTGTGGTGACACACTGTGGATGGAACACAATAATCGAAAGTGTTAATGCTGGTTTGCCAATGGCTACTTGGCCTCTGTTTGCTGAGCAGTTTTACAATGAGAAGTTGCTGGCTGAGGTGCTGAGAATTGGGGTGCCAGTGGGGGCAAAGGAATGGAGGAATTGGAATGAGTTTGGAGATGAGGTGGTAAAAAGGGAAGAGATAGGAAATGCAATTGGTGTTTTGATGGGTGGTGAAGAGTCTATAGAAATGAGGAGAAGAGCAAAAGCACTTAGTGATGCTGCTAAGAAAGCTATTCAGGTTGGAGGGTCTTCTCACAACAATTTGAAAGAACTGATCCAGGAGTTGAAGTCACTCAAACTGCAGAAGGCCAACCACAAAAGTTAGGCCAACTCTTGGGGATAATTGCAATCAATTCAGGACATAGCACTGTGATTCTAAATAAGTGACATGCCTCATTCAAAAATAGTGTGAAATATAATAGTATTGTTACCTAGTAATTGTACTACTTATGAAATAAAAGAATTCTAAGTGTTTGTATGTTTTTGGTTAAATTAGAGTAGTGTGATCCAATGATTTGAAAGATTTTGCAACTGGACACTTCTTTCTGTAATCATGTTATTAGTGTCAACATAATTAGGTAAATCTTTGATTTATTGCTTTTCCTATAATTTGTCTACAGTATTCTCTGATTTATTTGCTgcatttatttcattaattgacAGATGTGAATAGCTGTAAATTAGTAATTGGGCAAAGTTTTCTTGTATAGTGATAGGCAAAGTTTCCTTGTATGAAGTTAGAGattattatttaatgagattCTCTCCATCATGAGAGGCATTCAACTAATTTAGATATGGTACAGTGCTTCAGCTCTAAAACCTAAAAGCTTGCGTCTCTCATTCTTCTCTTGGAGCTTTCACATCTTGTTTGAACTCTCAAACCCAAATTTTATTTGGGTTCTTGTTATGTGTTTAGATTCTTGAAATCTTGTTTGGTGGGAATGCGTTCCTTTCGGTTAACTATGTATGGAGAAAAATTCCATTGATTCAATGGGAAGAGTTATTTTAGTTGGGAgtttcaattcaaaatatttttggaagaGAAGAAATTGTTGGGGGCATTTTCGATAGGAATCAAGAGTTTTAATTAGATACCTCTTAGTATTTCGAgagattaatttgtttattgtcATAGCATGAACCAAAATCAGTTCTCATAAATTGAATTTCGGACCATTTTAACTACTTGctctttttacattttaaattccCTCTTAACTTCCTAAACTCAaatctcattttaattttaaattcctcttgttttaattctatttaattagcaataattattttgtcaaaCGCAAAATCCTTGTCAAAAGAACATTTTATTACTTGATGAAACCTTACACTTATGGTTTTTGTCTTTCAACTTTTTGACGCCATTGTCAAGGATCAAACCTGCAAGTGTACGTTGTTGTTAAGTGATAAATCGTTGTTTTCGTTGGAATGTTACATTTGGCAAAGTAATTATTGTTaactaaatgaaattaaaatgaaaaattaaaattaaaatgaacacTGTGTTGGGGGAATTCAAAgtttagaatttaaattgaaaaagagCGTGTAATTGAAATAGGCTCAAATTCAattaaacaaggaaacaaaaaatgtgaaaagaaagaacaagatatGCATCACAAACAATGATGTTTAATAAGCCTTAAGGATCACCACAAGAATGGAATAATTCTTGATAAGATCAAATGGTTCAGGAAAAAATCCTAGCAGAGACAATTCTCATGCTTTAATGACAAAAGTCCTTTGTCTATTcactttaaaaatgatttatacaaATTAGTTCTCAtgcatttgataaaaaaatagaagaaaaataaaatctcaacatTGTAAACATAACTAAAATGCCTTAGTGGTTAAGTGAGACATGATTAGGCTTGAGGTCTAGGCCTAAAATCTAGCTACAaacactttattattattaaatgccTAAGTCAATTATTGTCTTGTGTTCTCACTCCAAGCAAGCAATACACGTGACTAGTcactatatgaaaaaatatcagGGAGCCAAGACCCTCTATTCAGAGACACTCCAAATGAGTTAGTTTCTCATTGTGAACCATAGGAGCATTCATGGATCTCACTTTGTTGAAGAATTGAAGCATCAACATTTGGGCTTACAAATGAATGATAGTAGAAAAAGaatcatttttctaattaatggaGGAAGGAAGAAATCAAAAcagagaaggaaagaaaaaaaaagtagaaagggGAGGGGAAGCACAAGCACCCTGtaccaaattaaaattaatgatttttgaagattatctaATTTGCATGTATTAAATGCTAAatgtaaacaaaataaaaagatagcTTGCACAAGTAACATCAGATATTGGCTTTTTTAGCAATTAGGGTAAAATTTTACCCAATTTTTCAATTGggagtatattttaaaaaattacccaAAACGGGGTAAGTCATAATAGGTGTTACGACTTCTAACTCAGAAGTCGTAACACCTGTTatgacttttatttatttatttatttatttaactgaagttgtaaaattatttacgatTTCAGttcaaatgttatttttttatgactttaaagtggtaacttttttcttaaactgaagtcgtaaaattatttacgacttcattgatttaagattttcttttggctttatgactttaaagtcgtaaaaccttttttttctttttttttaattttttaaaagtttacgACTTCAAAGATgtaaacatactttttttttaaaaaaaactacttttttttattcgtgcacctgtttttgttttgttaacctgtttttttttcttttcgtaaatctattttttcttttgaatgtaCAATTGTTTAcggctttatttttattttaaataaaaaaattaaaaatatatatatttaaatatataataaataatattaagttgacttacttattagtattttttatgattttatttgatatgttattattttattttaatattttattatttaaaacatgttatatatatatatatatatttatttatttttaatatagtttactttaaatattttttatttaaagtttaaataatctatcaataaaagtacataaaaaaattaaaatgagatattaaaaatttgaaagactttaatttaaaaattgattatattcaaataaaaattacatattcgTTAAACTAATAACGAGACGATGTCCAGCAACGAGTTCTTCTAGATATGCGTATCAATCTCTCATCTTGTTGGACTGGATTTGTCTGTGTTTGTTGTCCTCTTGGTCTACGGCCTCTACCTCCTCTTGTTCTAGGATGCTCACGTGTAATTATATGTTATTGTTGAGGAACATGATCACCACtgttgtcatcatcatcatcatcatcaccatcaccatcatcatcgtcattgtcatcattgttattgttgttatcCTCATCCTTATCTTCGTGACCCATGTCACGTATTTGAGTGGGTAACAAGAACTCGATGGTGCTAGATTATATGCAGATGGTGGACTGTTGAAAGTGGTGGCAAACATTTATGAGGAGTCATAAAaaacatttgaggtagaagAGAGTTGAAATGAGTATTGAGGTATATATGATGAGAACCCTAGTGGTTGAAAACTTTGTTGACATCCTTGAGATGCATGACCAGAAAAACTTGTTGATTGATATTGTGCTTGTGATGGATGATGTTGGGACATAAATCCAGGAACATGCACTAGAGGTATATTGGGTTCTGCATATGATTGATGTTAGTGATGACCAGGATAATAATGTGATTCAAATTTACAAAGTTAGAAATaacaatgaataataatatcaagAATGATTAAAATTGTAGAGTAGATTTACAACCTCAGTAGATACTGCTCCTTCACGCGATATATATCGTCTAGTTCGACGTATATATCATTGCATGTATTCTGAATTTTCATGTAAAAGACCTTGGTCTATTTCACCATGAACAATATAATTATTCCAATGATTCCATTTGACAATCCAGTGACGATGATGGTGAGACCAAAAAATATCTGTTCTTCCTCTCATATATATGTCATGGAGTTGATCTAGGTTTGATGGATCATTTGGAATAATTTGTCGTAGTCCAAATTGTCTCATGACCCTGTCTATTGGATGTCATTCCATAATTGTAAAACATATGAGAGGGACTTTTGCCCGAACAATCATTGATACCTCTACATCATTAATTAATGGCCTTATTTCTTGTGTCATAAGGAGTCCATAAGAACTGCAACACATGCATTATTATtgtaacatatttataatcgaATAGGAAACtggaaaaaatagttaattcatgaaaattaaaaaatgaacctCATTAATATGTAGTCTATCAAATATGATATGTATCAATCTCACTAAATTGGTGAGAATATTTATTTCGGTCCTTGGATGAGACTACCTTTCTGCAAGAGGAAATCTGAGTCCTTCTTGTACTTCTTCTATGGATAGGTTATCTATCTTTGGGGTAATACATTTAATGCGGTCCCACGCCCATGACTATAGCAACAACAAACATCCACCGATTTCTGTTTGGTCCGACTTCATAGCCCGATCTAGAGCTCGAAAAAGGGATGCTAATACTGCTGCACCCCAACTGTAATGACTTGCCTCagttaaatttgataataaaagaaGATACATAAAATGAACTCTTGCACCTAGACAACCGCCTATAATCATCATGATATGAGATCTAGCATGCTGTGCAATGACAACATCATCAGCATCAACGGGAAGTTGCTGAAAATTTTGCCGCAACCAAGTTAGGTAAATCATTTTACCCTTTACATACTTATCAAGTGGAGTTTCTCCTAGTAATGTCTAACAAGCAACACGTACATCACTGGTGATGAAATTGGTTACTGGCAATCCATCAATCTTCAAGCCCAACTGTAGGACCACATCCTGTAAAGTAATGGTTGCCTCTCCatgta contains the following coding sequences:
- the LOC114386630 gene encoding zinc finger MYM-type protein 1-like gives rise to the protein MRRFLVDRENIENVNVVQPEAELEPPLNNVVNEFNPNEIVRDPGRRKQINEYAPDIQDQVRRAYILKGPMQPDLSNFPRTQFGSVKRAFSKSWYKNYTWLEFSEIKDAAYCFYCFLFKQPGRAEHFGFEVFTKSGYRDWKHASQGLKGHVGSHNSLHNSCVKHYNDYNNQRQSVTSKFAKATKESEELYKIRLTCSLDCSRYLIAQGMAFRGHDESSTSLNKGNFREMVDWVKSQNEQVRDAFDRGGKNCKMTCGDIQKELATCCAHEVTKVIMEELGDRQFSVLIDESRDISVKEQMAVMLRFLNDKGNVVERFIALHHVTDTSSKSLKDALYGILDKYTLSISRIRGQGYDGASNMRGEFNGLQRKILDENPYAFYVHCYAHRLQLVVVSVTSSCSSIHDFFEYITLIVNTTSASCKRRDALTEAQHKDILNKLESGEISRGRGLHQSSSLTRPGDTRWGSHHTTLLRLDQMWSSVLKVLSMVDEDGRGPSQAAGLIEKMESFKFAFILRLMLKLFGITNELSNVLQRKDLNIVNAMELVDVVKARLGTMRESGWNNFFADVQGFCVAKSILVPNMDDEIPVRGRSRAEGRTITNLHHYRAKIFYVAIDKICVEMDHRFSEGSNIILDCFSCLDPKNSFSKFDVDKRLADIYHADFSDDDRGTIRDQLETYVLQVRRNASFSTCEDVQSLAMKMVQTEKHLVFPLVYKLIELALILPVSTASVERAFSAMKIIKSKLRNKINDVWFNDLMVCYTEREIFKSLDDIDIIRTFTAKKSRKGHLPRNFI
- the LOC114386632 gene encoding soyasapogenol B glucuronide galactosyltransferase-like translates to MGSLIVPGEHDHKLKLVSLPFVSTSHLIPVVDIARLFAIHGVDVTIITTTATAAIFQSSIDRDRDRGHAIRTHVVKFPCEQVGLPEGVESFNSNTPRDLVPKIYQGLTILQDQYQQLFHDLQPDFLFTDMFYPWTVDAAAKLGIPRLIYVSGGYLAHSSQNTIEQFSPHTKVDSDTESFLLPGLPHELKMTRLQLPDWLRAPTGYTYLMNMMKDSERKSYGSLLNTFYELEGDYEEHYKKAMGTKSWSVGPVSFWVNQDALDKADRGHAKEEQGEGEEGWLTWLDSKTENSVLYVSFGSMNKFPTPQLVEIAHALEDSDHDFIWVVRKKGESEDGEGNDFLQEFDKRVKASNKGYLIWGWAPQLLILEHHAIGAVVTHCGWNTIIESVNAGLPMATWPLFAEQFYNEKLLAEVLRIGVPVGAKEWRNWNEFGDEVVKREEIGNAIGVLMGGEESIEMRRRAKALSDAAKKAIQVGGSSHNNLKELIQELKSLKLQKANHKS